The window GCGAGCTGCGCGTGCTGCGCCTCGTGCATGACCACCCCGGCATCACGGCGAAGGATCTCGGCAACATGCTGGTCCTCGACAAGACGCTGCTGTCGAAGAACATCGCGTTTCTCGAGGATCGCGGCCTCATCACGCGCAGCCCGAACGCGAACGACAACCGTCAGCAGTTCCTCGCCCTCACCGAGGTCGGCATGCGGGTGTGGCGCGAAGGCGAAGAGATCGGCCGCGGGCTGGAACGCGAGATGTTCGCGGACCTGAGCAGCGAGGACTGGAACCACCTGCACACCCTGCTGGACAGGGTGCTGGTTTCGCTCGACAAATGGCAGGAGTCGCACCGCAAGTAATGCGCGGTCCTCAATAC is drawn from Azoarcus sp. DN11 and contains these coding sequences:
- a CDS encoding MarR family transcriptional regulator; translated protein: MNDTNAPYLTYKLDLIKTISIKAGNTYYKKAFGLGVRELRVLRLVHDHPGITAKDLGNMLVLDKTLLSKNIAFLEDRGLITRSPNANDNRQQFLALTEVGMRVWREGEEIGRGLEREMFADLSSEDWNHLHTLLDRVLVSLDKWQESHRK